In Micromonospora sp. WMMD980, the following are encoded in one genomic region:
- a CDS encoding glucose-6-phosphate isomerase has translation MSDLLAGPADVAAGLAVHGAGAVGAAARAALVADDVPARLAAKDPTLWGPAAEATARDRLGWVDTHCRSRDLLPQLAELVAELGDLDHVVLAGAGGVTLAAEVIAGCLGRPLTVLDSADPGPVRVALADRPARTVLVLAGRSGLDPTTDAHLRVWRRAWQDAGPEADRHVVVVAPPGSELAALADELGAVVIPADAEVTGPWSALSAFGLVPAALAGAPVTELLDEAAALAGALDRDRDNPGLTLGAALGAAALGGRSTVALVPDGTGLDGLRHWAGALLAEATGGRLLPLAAESPDARGATGPDVLTVGIGGALAPGVMPGVAADMAVNGPLGAQFLTWSYAAATAAAALRVDPFAEPAAGAADGPADPPPSSVDGVVEVYAPTGAPADLAGALRWLVDGTGPDEHLAVTAHLDRFADAAVAGLRPLLARATGRPVTFGWGPRRPSHTDGHARHLQITGAVTDDLAVPGRPYTFAELQAAQAAGDRRALAGRERQVLRLHLTERAAGVAQLLDTAGRTRT, from the coding sequence GTGAGTGACCTGCTGGCCGGTCCGGCGGACGTCGCCGCCGGCCTGGCCGTGCACGGCGCGGGCGCGGTGGGCGCCGCCGCGCGCGCCGCGCTGGTCGCCGACGACGTCCCCGCCCGGCTGGCCGCCAAGGACCCGACCCTCTGGGGGCCCGCGGCCGAGGCGACCGCCCGCGACCGGCTGGGCTGGGTCGACACCCACTGCCGCAGCCGGGACCTCCTCCCCCAGCTCGCCGAGTTGGTCGCCGAACTGGGCGACCTCGATCATGTGGTGCTCGCCGGCGCCGGCGGCGTCACGCTCGCCGCCGAGGTGATCGCCGGATGCCTGGGCCGGCCGCTGACCGTGCTCGACTCGGCCGATCCCGGTCCGGTCCGGGTGGCCCTGGCCGACCGTCCGGCGCGTACCGTGCTGGTGCTCGCCGGGCGCTCCGGCCTCGACCCGACCACCGACGCCCACCTGCGGGTCTGGCGGCGGGCCTGGCAGGACGCCGGCCCGGAGGCGGACCGGCACGTCGTGGTGGTCGCCCCGCCCGGCTCGGAGCTGGCGGCGCTCGCCGACGAGCTGGGTGCCGTGGTGATCCCGGCCGACGCGGAGGTGACCGGTCCCTGGTCGGCGCTCAGCGCGTTCGGCCTGGTCCCGGCGGCGCTCGCCGGCGCGCCGGTCACCGAGCTGCTGGACGAGGCCGCGGCGCTCGCCGGCGCGCTCGACCGGGACCGCGACAATCCCGGCCTCACACTCGGCGCGGCCCTGGGCGCGGCGGCCCTTGGCGGGCGGTCCACCGTCGCGCTGGTGCCCGACGGCACCGGCCTCGACGGGCTGCGGCACTGGGCCGGTGCGCTGCTCGCCGAGGCGACCGGCGGGCGGCTGCTGCCGCTCGCCGCGGAGTCGCCGGACGCGCGCGGCGCCACCGGCCCGGACGTGCTGACGGTCGGGATCGGCGGCGCGCTGGCACCCGGTGTGATGCCCGGCGTGGCCGCCGACATGGCGGTCAACGGGCCGCTCGGCGCGCAGTTCCTCACCTGGTCCTACGCGGCCGCGACCGCCGCCGCGGCGCTGCGGGTCGACCCGTTCGCGGAGCCGGCGGCCGGCGCGGCGGACGGGCCGGCGGACCCGCCGCCCTCGTCGGTGGACGGCGTGGTCGAGGTGTACGCGCCGACCGGCGCCCCCGCCGACCTGGCCGGCGCGCTGCGCTGGCTCGTCGACGGGACGGGCCCCGACGAGCACCTCGCCGTCACCGCTCACCTGGACCGGTTCGCCGACGCGGCGGTGGCCGGGCTGCGCCCGCTGCTGGCGCGCGCCACCGGGCGGCCGGTGACCTTCGGGTGGGGGCCCCGCCGCCCGAGCCACACCGACGGGCACGCCCGGCACCTGCAGATCACCGGTGCGGTCACCGATGATCTGGCGGTGCCCGGCCGCCCGTACACCTTCGCGGAACTCCAGGCGGCCCAGGCCGCCGGCGACCGGCGGGCCCTGGCCGGCCGGGAGCGACAGGTGCTGCGACTGCACCTGACCGAGCGGGCGGCGGGCGTCGCCCAACTGCTGGATACGGCCGGACGGACACGTACGTGA